A region of Streptomyces sp. NBC_01267 DNA encodes the following proteins:
- a CDS encoding DUF6303 family protein — protein MSDVTKASLRQMPGGAWQLWVPKGSAGALIKELEATAPGVLPSSADRTAVLASLGYRPADSASSASGWAWQEIETRGGVLQLVGQAAVVALEGAETPKSPSRLAVAHRKEPLTSEELDDLLGPVAAGWPALGLTVWRGGILRYMADQQVKVFHGRELIGFTEQSPTVPDQRIYNAVVHIDHEGLPYGGSFPPGVIPVDPVRAQAEKKARLNS, from the coding sequence ATGAGCGACGTGACTAAAGCCAGTTTGCGGCAAATGCCGGGTGGAGCATGGCAGTTGTGGGTGCCAAAGGGTTCGGCAGGCGCGTTGATTAAGGAACTCGAAGCCACAGCTCCCGGCGTGCTGCCATCCTCTGCTGATCGCACAGCTGTTCTTGCTTCACTCGGTTACCGTCCAGCTGACTCCGCATCTTCCGCCTCGGGCTGGGCGTGGCAGGAGATCGAAACTCGCGGTGGCGTCCTGCAGCTCGTTGGCCAAGCTGCTGTGGTTGCGCTGGAAGGAGCAGAGACTCCAAAGAGTCCGTCTCGGCTTGCCGTGGCACACCGGAAGGAGCCGCTGACGTCGGAAGAGCTGGACGACCTGCTCGGCCCGGTGGCGGCCGGATGGCCGGCACTGGGGCTGACAGTGTGGCGCGGCGGCATCCTCCGGTACATGGCCGATCAACAGGTGAAGGTATTCCATGGCCGTGAACTGATCGGCTTCACCGAGCAGTCCCCTACCGTTCCTGATCAGCGTATTTACAATGCCGTGGTACATATCGACCACGAGGGCCTGCCGTATGGCGGCAGCTTTCCACCTGGCGTCATTCCCGTTGACCCCGTGAGGGCTCAAGCCGAGAAGAAAGCTCGCCTCAACTCCTGA